CATGAACTGGCTACGTCACGACCCCGGCATCTCCGAAGGAGACATGAAGACCCTCTTCTTCCAGGATTATGGAACAAGTCGCATACTCAGTCTTTCTAAGCGATCTGGAGTATGAACCCTAGGCTTTCAGTGCAGCAAGTGTCTAACCTGACTAGTTCGCTACAAGACAAAGATCTTGGGCCCTATCCAATGAATCTGAGTGGCAGTCTTGGCTTAATGCGGTTCGAACTTCCTTGTCTCCTTCGCAACAAGATTACTAACTGCAACAAAGGGCCacctcgaggatggcgatggcggcgaaAGCACCCTCAACATCTTGTAGGCGTCCATCTTTTCGAATCAGCCAAGATGCTAACCCGTCGTTAGACTCTGCGGGCGTGTAGAACAGGAATGCGACGAGCCCCTGACAGTGGCATATTTGCCGTTTCCGAAGCCTATCTTTGATCAAGTGAGGGCCGAGTTTCGGGTCCACGGGTCGATTGCGCGAGTCATCAACAGAAACGTACGGTGCAAGTTCATGGACCTGCCGTTTCAATATGACCAAGACTCAGGAGATGTTACTACCGGTACTTTGCTCCCATACATATTTTGAGGCAAAGGGGGTATTCAGTGCTGACGCAGTTCAAGTCTACAACTGCAGAACGGCATCAACTTGGCCTCGTGATATGGCTCTGTCGGTTTCCTTCTCACCCAGAAACCTCACCACGTATGCCGTCGTGTACGGGTGCGATGACAAGGCCGCGGACTTTCTCATAGAACAACTCACTGGAACTGACCACCCTGTCTTTCATCCCATGCTCCTGCCGACCCTGCTTGCGGACTTAGAAAGGGAGCGCCATGTTAAGCTCTTGCGCAAAAATTCCGACAAGATGGGGCAACTGACGCTTGATCTCACGGTAAACAAGGGTCAAGACATCCCAAAGAGCCCTGAATCCAGCTCCCAactcgacgatgatgaggaggagcccATTGAGCTGTGGCAAGACATGAGCAATTTGCAGAATGGGTTCCAGAActggcagcagcagatgcGAAGGATGGTGATCCACCTTGGACGGTCATCCAACGCCTTGGCTCCAGGCTCGACACACTACGATTTGGAGATTCAGAAGAATTTGGAGAAACTAAGGGTTCCCAGTGTCCGGATCCAAAAGAGGCTGGAGGAGCTAATCAGCGAATACGATGAGCACATTCGCGATTGTGCTACCGTGACTGGGGGGTTAAAGCTGGCAATGTCCATGGTGAGTGAAAGGTGTTCCATACAGTAGAGCCCATCTGACTGACTCGAATAGGACACCCGCAAAACAAACCAAGAAATCGCCCACAGCAGCCTGCAGGTTTCCAGTCTAGCGCAGAAGGACGGCAGCTTGATGAAGTCGATAGCTATTGTGACCATGTTCTTCCTCCCCGCCACATTCACCTCGGTACGTGCAGGTCCCATAAACTATATATCATCTCGATTTCGGCTAACGCAGGTCAAgaccttcttctcgatgGACTTTTTCGACTGGCCCAAGGCTACCAACGCCATTGGTACCGGGTACATATGGGTGTACTTTGTTGTTGCGGCTGTTCTCACACTCATCACTGTGGGTTTGTTCAAGTTTAGAGGGAGGAAGGATGACAAGGTTATGGCAGGGAGCATGGTTTAGAGTGCGTATGCTATAGTCACTGGTAGCTTTGAGCGGTCTGAGTGTGGGCAACCAGACAGACCCGGCATGGGAAGGCATGGTGTTTTACGGCGTTGAGTTCTCGTGCTGTCGTTATGTTCATTTCAATCAATTATAAAGACGAGTGCTTGTTGATCTTTAATCCATCGGTACTTACTCAGGGGCCTGAGAACCTACCCTTGAGTCTTATCACGTCACCATCACAGTTACAGGTAAGTAGACTTCTGAAAAACTCGTTCTGCTCAGTTTTCGTTTATTTTCAGGTCGTCTATCTTGATTCTACCCTATCTAGCCGGTTCCAGTGGAACCACTTCCGGCGCTGAGGCTTGCCTACTGGCTCGCAAATCTTCTGTAATACAATGTCAGTAAACCGTGAAACAAAAGATACCAAGGTCATTCTGCTTACCTTTCGATTGTCTGCAAACTCAGTGTAGAGCCTGTTCCAGATTTCTCTTTCAACGCAGTTCTCCTGGGGACCCTGACCATCAGCCGTCGGACACTGTGGCTGCTTCTGTAGTCGCATCGCCGAATCCTGCACCCATGGTTTCGGGACGGGCCAGTCAGAAAAATGCACATATTTGGCTTCGTTCAGGACCCCGACAGCATTCCATTCTTCCTTTTTAGAGCTAAGATACTGGGAATGATCCTTCATTCGAAACTCTGCCGAGAGCAGGCCGTACGGTCGGTGGGGAATGATCATTGCGCTATCGAGGTATAGGCTGTTGATAACTTCCATATCGTACTCGGTGTTCTCAATGGTCTCAATCTTCTGAAATATGCGCTCCATTTCGACCTTGTCAGGTTGCACAACCATGACATGTGAGGCAAGCATCGTCTTAGGAGGGTCGTCCTTCATGAACCAGTAGGCTCGGGGCATCGCAACACGACACGGAGGAAGCTGGAACAGCTCGTCCATAAGCTGAAGAACCACGCCGTCTGAGTCGAGGGTAATTACGCGGTCGTATTGGGTCTGATTGAAGGCGAGAAGTTTGGTGAACGATTCGGCCCAGGTAACTAGAACAGCGTTAGAAGGCCAACTTCCACGATAAAGCACAATCCCAAGGCCCCAGTGTCTTACCGTCACTACCGTTACGGCGCTGGATCTCGACTGGCCGTAATGTGACCTTGTACTCGTCGCGAGCCTTGATCAGAAGTTGTCCCGCATGAGTGTCCGACTCTTGGGCATTGGGCGCAAGCATATGACCAGGATACATCATCAGTCGTTCAGCGTTGCTGCCAAGTCGCTGTAGTGCTTCGAAGATCATGAGCGAATTGCAGAGGTAGACGTCGTTGGTAGCGTATTGGACGTAGGCGAATCGGGACCAGTCGATAATGTCGCTGTCGGCACTTTCAGTGacattctcctccttctcgtcaTTCTCGTCGTTCTCGTCGACTGGGTCGTCATGAAATTCGCTGTCGTCGATATCGACCTTGTTAATGGCACTCTCCTCGCCGTTGCTAGGCTTCCCATCACCCAAAAACGCGTTCCCATGAACATCGTCATTCTGCGCGTCAAGATTCTCTTCGCCCATGAAAGAAGGGCTCCCCGGGTATCCGTCCGGGCGCTCAGCGCTCTCCGGGACTTGAACACTGTGATCTCTCCATGTATCCGGTATAGGCACGTCCGGATAGTCGTACTCGAAAAGGTTGAGCAGAAAACaaaagaagatggagagaaaAATAAGGCTCGGCAGGAACCTGAGCAGACGCGACATGGTGGACGACAGCATTCGGTTCAAGGCTGCGCTGCGAAGAGGCCAGCTGAGCCGGGTTTTTGGAGATGAACGAGGGAGGCTCAAAAAAACATGGCCTCAGGGAACGAGGGAGAAAGACATGGCTTGAGACATCAATTGGAGGATGAGGTTTTGAGATGCAAGGGAAGGTGCGATGAGGTGCACCTTCACTGCACCCGCTACTGTGACAGTGACAGCGAGTCTGGTAGCAAAATTGTTACAAACGGGTCTGGATGTTCGGAGTTTACAAACATACTCAACTCCACGCCGAAAATTTGAGAGCTTCTTAGTAGACTGGTATCGTAAGTGTATCTATGAAAGGGAGATGGGAATGAGGGCAAGGGGATGCCAGGGGTTGCTTAGCCTGTGGTCTTCCATTCCAAGGGATAACACCATCCGCATATCAGCACATCTGGTTGAATCAGTTGCAATTTCGTTTTTCAAGTTGAGCTTCAGCAAGGAATTCAATAGAAATCGCAGAGTAACCAGTAAGATCACGACTTACATATAGGTTCACTCAGTCATGCTCTAGGTGATCAATTCATGTTCATGCGCAAAATGGTATCAACACGCTAGTCCATCATCACTCATGCAAAATTCCACACTCCTGTCCCTTCAACCTGTCATAATCCTCATAAAACCCAGACCACATCATCCGATCCGCACACCTTGGCTTATCCTCCGTCTCGCGATCATCAGCCGGGCAATCTGGCAGCGCATTCTCCCACTGCATCTTGGTGCGGCTGCGCCAGGGCTTGGGAAGAGGCCAGTCGCTAAAGTGCACGAGGAAAGCCCGCGAAACCTCGCCCATGGCGTTCcactcctcgtcctcgtcgggtGCCATGTATTTGGAGTGGTCCTTGGAGCGGAACTCGCCCGTTAGGAGGGCGATGCGTCGGTGGGGGAGGATCATGGCAGAGTCCTTGAACATGTGGTTGATAACCTCCATATCGAAGTCTCCAGACTGGAGCGCCTCGTTGATGATCTTTTTGTACCGGGCCATGTTGGGCTCGATGAGCATCACGTGGGATCCAAGGACCTGCTTGGCGATCTCGGTGCTCTTCTCGTTGAGCCAGTACGCGCGGGGCACGGCGACGGGGGCCAGAGGGCTCAGGAAGTAGTGGTCCATGTTGTTCAGCACAAGAGAGTCAGAGTCAAAGGCGAGGACGCGGGTCCATTCGGTGAGGGCAAAGGCCTGGAACTTGGTCAGGCTGTCGCGCCAGGTCGAGTCGCCCTTTTGAGTCGAGATGACCTCCATGGGGCGGAGGTGAATGTGAGGGTGCTTGATGCGAATGTTGGCGATagccttggctcccttggAGTTCTAGGGGCATGTTAGTGCCAGCATATGAAGCGACATGAATCTGTCGCATTTAGCGCTCAGCTTACTCCTTCTTCCCAAGCCTTTGGATGGATCAAGACGAGGTCATGTCGAGCTCCATATCGTCGAAGCTGAGAAAAGTTGATTATCTATGAAAGTCAGTCTAGTGCGCAACAAGCCATCTTCAAGCTCCGCAAGAGCTCGATCGTCGGTTGCGCTCACAGCATTGCACAGATAATCCAGATCGGTGGCATACTGCACGTAGGCAAACTTGGGCTCAAGCTGCTCAGTCGTCCAGTGAGGCTTCTGCTCCGTTAGAGCAGGCAGAGTCCTGTTCTCCGAATACGCGGGCAAATCCAACGAACCCACGCTGCGGTCGTCACGCTTCTGCATCAAGATCGACAGGGTCAGCACTAGGACGAGGGTCCCCGCGGCACATCCCGCGACGACCCGGAGCAGCCTCGGGGGGATGTTGAGCTGCATCTTGAACGTTGCGGTGGGTGGGTTGaaaggttgaagatggctgcTCGTCACTTGGTTGACGCGACTGGCTGGCTGCGCATCAGCCAAGCATTTCGCGAAAGACAAGAGGGGAAATCAGTTTGGTTCTTGTCCGTGCTGTTTCAGTATCTTATCTGTTTCTCAAAGTGGTCCTTTCCCCCTGCAAAGGGGTCCTATTCTTCTCGAAAACTCGTATTCAGGCGGATCAAATGTTGGGCCCGAATTCCCGCCACTCACAGACCCTGAATCGCGACGCGTGGCACGGCGTCAAGGCCGTTTTTAGAGATGCCAAGACCGGCGAACCACGAGCAGAGTTGGCCGATTCTGATCTAGTGATTCATGCGTCGTTTATTGAGTCGTGATTGGGTTTTCGTTCAGGAACGGGAAAATGTGTCAAACGATCTTGAAACCTTATCGTGATCGGAGTTTTATCTATAACTCTAGTTTTCCGCGTTGCTTCTAACATGGACCACACTCCTCCCGACGCCATCAACTCTTGCACATCACCTCTTCCCCCCATGTTTCGCCCATTCTTCACCTTCCTTCACCGTCCTCACTTTCAAGTCTCTTTCTTcaagccttcttcttggccttctcagcAGCCTGGACCTTGGCAAAAGCCCCGACAGCCTCCCAGATGCTCTGGATGAGCAGAGGTACGGGGATCATGATCCAGATAAAGTTGCAGAAGAAGTAGTACCACCAGAAGTAAAAGCTCTCGGGACGGCAGTAGACGATCTCGAGGACGCGCTTGCTGAAAAAGCAGGTGCCGTAGTAGAGGAGATTGCCGTAGATCTGGCCCAGGCTGATGATGAGCTGCAGAGGGAATCGGATCGGGTGGTCCTTGACGATGGCCCAGGCCAAGAGGAACGAGAGGGGACCCCAGGCGAACGCAGTGATGCCCTCCATGCACACGAGGAACGAGTCTTGGGTGAGGTAGCGGGAGTCGGAGAGGGAGTACTCCTTCCAGAGTTGGGCGAAGAGGTGGTCCTGGGCAGCGAGCTGGGCAAAGTGGACAGTAAAGTAGCCTATGAAGGTTAGTATTTGATCAGCTAAAGATGAGTATAGTCCGACATACCCTCAAAGAACAAGTGGATGCATCCGCAGAGCGCAAACCAGAGGGTGGTACCCGTTGCAACCTTGGAGAGTGTCCGGCCAGACTGCTGGATAAGCAGCAGCGTCACGGCGAAGATGGCCAACGATCCAGCGACAAACGTCGCCACAAGGACCGGCGAAGACAGTGAATTGGCGGCATAGTGCGCGAGGGGAGCGTTCAACGGGTAGTAAGGATGCAAGGGAGCTTTGCCGCTCGCGTTGATGGCGTTGACGATGAATGCGGGGTCTTCCATTGCGGCAGGATATCAATTGCAGTGGTCAATTGAAAAGGTGAGCTGACTGGTGTGCTTGAATCCAAAGATTGTCTTCTGGCTGGCCGTTGATTATTTATTGTATTATCGACATTGGCTTGTCTTGTTGATCTTTACAATCGTACCTGCACATCATCGTAGCGAGATTCTTGGCGCTTTCGGAAAGTCGAGATCCGGGCTCGTACCATGGCCTCTTTTCCCCCGCAGATCCGGCACCCGGATTGTCAAGGACAGCCCTCCGATTGGAAGATCAGCAACCGTTAGCCAGGGGAGAATTGATCTTCTATATCGGACGGGGCCGTTAGCTCTCGGGCTCCGCGGATTACGCCTGCCCCCAAATGTCATCCTTTCGCATTTTGAGGCTCTGTGTAAGCACAGTACAATACGGATACGATAACGATTAAAAGCGGTCAATTAGAACGTTACCGTCTCCATTCGGACTTCGCCAAGTGTACCCAAAAGATCTTCCCCCGGAGACATTATCAGCGACAGGTCAACTCGCTTCTGCTCAGCTTCCACCATGACCAGAGTATCCCTCACTCTTCCCTTCTCCGGGACTCTCGGTATACCAGCCCAACTCGTCTTTGCAGGCAATTGTCCGTCCCCGGTTGCCCATTCCTCCCAGGCCATCTCCTCGACCTGcattggagatggagagttcTCCCTTGAGAGGTCGCTGGTGTAATACACTTGTCCCTCAACCTCCATGATCTTCTCTGCCACCACTGCAGCGCCGTCGCTCGACCACATACCCTCCTGTCTCTTGATCTTGTGCAAAAACGCAATGCCTCTTCGTCTGAGCCACGGATGTCGACACCGCTGACACGTCATGAACACAGGCACGATCAGGCCTGGTTCCAGAGATAGAGGTGATTGCACGTGGGTGTTTGGCGTGTTGGACCACAACAGCTCGGCAAGAGTGAAGATGCGCTCAAAGTATCCGAGCAACCTGTCCCATCGCGTCTCGGGCCCGTATGCTCCCGCAGTGACGCACATGCGCAGCAACGTGTGATACAGCCTGATGGATATAGCTCCTATGGCGTTGTGTGGATCGCGGTTCCTCTCAAAGTCGGCCATCTTGTACTCCCACGATGCAAGATCCTGCATCAGATTCTGTATGATGGCCTCTTCACCCTGTTCGCCGTCGTCGGCTACTAACGTCTCACCCAACAGCATGAACCTCCTCATCAGACCAAACAGCGCCGTGCCCGCCTGCGCATAGCTCTCCAACCGTTCTACCTGGCGCATCAGGGTGTCAATGTACACTGACCGCGGTGTGTTGTCGTAAGAATATGGAGCGCTGGAGTCGGAAAATGTCATGGCTTGTAGGTCGAGTCGTGTTAGGATCTCAGCCGCACTCATTGTTGCTTCACCAGTACCAGCCTGCTTCAATAACCGGTGTCCAGCCGTAATGTGAACCTGACTCTCAGACCAACGTCCCAtcatgttggtgatggacaAGAGTGCAAGACTTAGTGACAGTAGTCTCGTTGGGTCTTTGACATCCTGAGCATAAGACACTGCGCGTGCATAGCTCTGATGCGCCTGGTCCATGAGCCCTTGACTATTGTGATGTCCATGCCCCTGCCAGAAAAGCTCATGCCGTTGATGAAGAGCCCCCAACGCAAGGGTAGCATGCCAAACAGCAGGTTCACTATGCGCTAGCTGAAGCAACTCCCTCGTCCAGAACCTCGAAGGGATAAAAGAAGCTGTCGACGGTGCCGTAAGGTTCCGAAACACGTCAAACAATGACATGCTAGTCGGGGTCGGCGAATGGCTCCTGTGCCGGGGATACTGAGAAAGAGCCTGAGAAATAGGTCCGACGACGGAAAGATGGCGCGCGGCGTCCGCAAGTTGGCGACGTGTAACGGTTGAATCCTCGGGGAGATATCCATCGCACCGACGCTTGGAGTTGAGGCAGCGCTGACACGAAGGCTTTGTCTCGTCGCACTTGACGCGGCGAATGCGACAAGTAATGCATCCCGTACCCGATTTGCGCGGCATGTCGATGTTTTTTTCGAAGTAAATTACTAGAGGAAAGATGCATCAGCATCAAGTTTGATGGCTGAGATTGCAGTAGCAATATGAAACCCCAAGTTTGGAATGGGGGCACTGCGCCCCCGTCTCGCGCTTAGCGGATACATTCATGGGGCGACTAGGCAATCATTGCAACCAGCACAGCCGCAAACCGCGTATACTGAGCACACTGCGAATCAGAAGGATCACGCGATGCTACCCTATTTCATTATCTCGACATGTTAAGCGAGGCTTTGACCGCCTGCCAAATGTCGAATTGACTGAGAGACCCACGGTATGCGTCATGTTGGGTGTTGGATCAGACTAGACCTTATTGGTTCTTCTTTGAACATGTGCTCAGCCCTACCCGCAGCAGGGGCTGATGAATAACCTCATCATGGGGTGAGAGAGACCATCAACCCAGTTAATGGAACTTAGTCGTTTCTCTTTAGGTTTCGGCCCTTTCGGCCAACACTCTCAATTGACACTCAAGGTACATTCACACGATGGTGGGAACAGATAACAGAACGGTAAAAATACTTGtctaattactattaaatatagtcaaataataaggaaaaagaCATCCTAATGGAAGGTAATGCTTTACATCCCATTTATGTATTCATATGATTATTCTAGCTACTCTCAGGTTAATCATCTCGTCTGATGCTACGTGGGTAGCTTTAGCCACCGAATAACAGCCAGTCCCTCTCGACATATCAAAGGAAGCCCCAACAGAGTGAATCAGAAACCTAGTTGAAGTCATGAATATAAAAAGACCACCTGTACCTAACCCAAGAATAAAAATCATCAAAGCATCACCCTCAACTTCAACCACCAAATCTCATTATAGAGCCCGTGCGCCATGTCGTTCGACCAATCTCCCTTCGAGCTCCGACAGGAGATTTGGAACCTCTGCCTGAACTTAGTCGACGAAGACCGATACCTCATCCTCGGAGTCTCCCTCGGAATCGCCATGTCCCACCACCCTCGAAGCCCACTCGTCGAGCAGACTGTCGTCGGAGGTAGCTTCGTTCCCGCCTGGCCAAACCACGCTCTCCCCGTCCACCCGGTCGAATCCCAACTCACGATTCAGGGCCTCGGGGCACTCTGTCACGAGTCTAGAGCTGTGGTTCTAAAGCGCTATCCCGATCTCGTACGGCTCGAGAAGAACACCTGGGTTCTTGGGAATTGTTGGCGCCTTGCGCACGACTATGAGGCTTGGGAGAAGGCGGGTTGTAGACCGCAGCGGTTCTACTTGCGGTGTAACTTGCAGAAGGATATCCTCTGGGCGCACTCTGCTGCACCTGCTCGAAAATTTCATAGCCATCGCCCTGTGGATTATGCACTCGGGGTGTATGAGTTGATAAAGGGCACTCCGTGGGGTCCTGTCAACGCTGATATCTTCAGGGACACCCTGAAATGGGTCAGGCATGTGGTCGTCTCGATGCCCGAGGGCCTGCCACAGAATGCCCCCGCCGCCCATATACCTTGGACCCAAGAGTTGCTTGCGGGGATGCCCATCCTCGATACCCTGGCCGTACAGGTCGGTCGATTTCCCGAACCGTTCCAGAGGGTCAAAACCCCGGGCCCGGATCCGGATCAGGGTCAACATTCAATCCCCCACGTCAAGTTGGTATACCGTCCCCTGAGCTATCGTGTCATCAGCTCCAGGTATCACAACACGCCGTCAGCACGGTTTTATACCGCCGTCAGAGAGTTCAAGAGAAGAGGCTCAGCTGAGCACAGTCAAGTCTTTTACCAAAGCTTAGACGCGAGGTTGAGAGCTGAGGGACTACGGTTCGAAGATCCGTCATTGACTATCCTAAAGCTACGCAGAAAGCCTGATGGGCCCACGGTACGGGTTGAGAAGTGGCAACGGGAGAAAAAATACTTCGACAGGTGGATGCTCGGGGGTGGGCTCGAGTGGCGGGAATGGGACGGCAAAAGTCTGTATTTAC
This region of Fusarium falciforme chromosome 5, complete sequence genomic DNA includes:
- a CDS encoding EXPERA domain-containing protein, with protein sequence MEDPAFIVNAINASGKAPLHPYYPLNAPLAHYAANSLSSPVLVATFVAGSLAIFAVTLLLIQQSGRTLSKVATGTTLWFALCGCIHLFFEGYFTVHFAQLAAQDHLFAQLWKEYSLSDSRYLTQDSFLVCMEGITAFAWGPLSFLLAWAIVKDHPIRFPLQLIISLGQIYGNLLYYGTCFFSKRVLEIVYCRPESFYFWWYYFFCNFIWIMIPVPLLIQSIWEAVGAFAKVQAAEKAKKKA